One Obesumbacterium proteus DNA window includes the following coding sequences:
- the sspB gene encoding ClpXP protease specificity-enhancing factor, with protein MELSQMSPRRPFLLRAFYEWLLDNQLTPHLVVDVNRHGVMVPMEFARDGQIVLNIAPRAVGNLELGDDAVRFNARFGGVPRNVYVPISAVMAIYSRENGAGTMFEPEPAYENEMPLMSVEDDETTSEPSMTVIDGNLPDVPVESDDDGDEPTPPPRGRPSLRVVK; from the coding sequence ATGGAATTGTCTCAAATGTCGCCACGCCGCCCATTCTTGCTGCGTGCCTTCTATGAGTGGTTGCTTGATAACCAGCTTACGCCGCACTTGGTGGTTGATGTTAACCGCCATGGCGTGATGGTGCCGATGGAGTTTGCTCGCGATGGTCAAATAGTATTGAACATTGCGCCGCGTGCCGTTGGTAATCTTGAGCTGGGCGATGATGCCGTTCGCTTCAATGCGCGTTTTGGTGGCGTTCCTCGTAATGTCTATGTGCCTATCTCCGCAGTCATGGCGATCTACTCGCGTGAAAATGGGGCTGGTACGATGTTTGAGCCTGAACCTGCTTACGAAAACGAAATGCCGTTGATGTCGGTAGAAGACGATGAAACGACAAGCGAGCCAAGCATGACGGTTATTGATGGCAATTTGCCAGACGTTCCCGTTGAGTCTGATGACGATGGCGATGAACCAACGCCGCCGCCTCGCGGACGACCTTCATTGCGCGTTGTTAAATAG
- a CDS encoding MurR/RpiR family transcriptional regulator, translated as MQPQAPRLKPGKILDTLGAMQNSLTRIAQRIAQYILRAPQRVTQLSIAELSRETQAGEASVIRLCRTLGYKGFQDFKMDLAIELATAEPEANAPLLDAEIGDIDDAHTIGLKLQNTINNVLSETLNLLDMHQVGQVVEALRNSQSVYIFGVGSSGITAEDMKHKLMRIGLRVDAVTNNHFMYMQATLLNAGDVAIAISHSGSSPETVHALTLAKQAGATTVALTHNLGSPLSEVADFSLINGNRQGTLQGDSIGTKTAQLFVLDLLYTLLVQSAPEQARETKLRTMRALDITK; from the coding sequence ATGCAGCCTCAAGCCCCTCGCCTTAAACCGGGGAAAATCCTCGACACCTTAGGTGCGATGCAAAACAGCCTGACTCGTATTGCCCAACGCATTGCGCAGTACATTCTTCGTGCCCCTCAGCGCGTTACGCAGCTTTCCATTGCCGAGCTTTCCCGAGAAACACAGGCGGGCGAAGCCTCCGTGATCCGTTTATGCCGCACGCTGGGCTATAAAGGCTTTCAAGATTTCAAAATGGATTTGGCTATCGAGTTGGCCACCGCAGAACCTGAAGCCAATGCGCCGTTGCTCGATGCTGAAATTGGAGATATCGACGATGCGCACACCATTGGCTTAAAACTCCAAAATACGATCAACAACGTGTTGTCTGAAACGCTCAATTTGTTAGATATGCATCAGGTCGGTCAGGTGGTTGAGGCGCTGAGAAACAGCCAGTCGGTATATATTTTTGGCGTGGGTTCCTCGGGCATCACCGCAGAAGACATGAAACATAAGCTAATGCGCATTGGGCTGCGTGTTGATGCCGTGACCAATAATCATTTTATGTATATGCAGGCTACGCTGCTCAACGCTGGCGATGTTGCGATAGCCATCAGCCACTCGGGAAGTTCGCCAGAAACGGTGCATGCGCTCACGTTAGCGAAACAGGCCGGAGCAACCACCGTTGCGCTAACGCATAATTTAGGCTCTCCATTGAGCGAGGTAGCAGATTTCAGCCTCATCAACGGTAATCGACAAGGTACGTTGCAGGGAGACTCTATTGGCACCAAAACAGCGCAGTTATTCGTCTTAGATTTGCTGTATACCTTGTTGGTTCAGAGCGCGCCAGAGCAGGCGAGAGAGACGAAACTGCGCACCATGAGAGCCTTGGATATAACAAAATAA
- the nanQ gene encoding N-acetylneuraminate anomerase, whose amino-acid sequence MILGKITDIDQQADLPAALRAIVKQALALAPETLEPGRYEIDGNDIFINVMAFETADAQSKRYEQHRDYADIQILLSGNERIDFGPANSGLELDTYHEDDDYQLCSKVEPRQTLHMQAGMFAVFLPGEPHKPGCITNQSQTIKKAVIKVRQRCLTR is encoded by the coding sequence ATGATTTTGGGAAAAATAACCGATATTGACCAACAGGCCGATCTCCCTGCCGCGCTACGTGCGATCGTCAAACAAGCATTAGCCTTAGCGCCAGAAACGCTAGAACCTGGGCGCTATGAAATCGACGGCAATGATATCTTTATCAATGTGATGGCCTTTGAAACCGCCGATGCGCAAAGCAAGCGTTATGAACAGCACCGCGACTATGCCGATATTCAAATCCTGCTTAGCGGCAATGAGCGTATCGATTTTGGTCCTGCCAACTCTGGGCTAGAGCTCGATACTTATCATGAAGACGATGACTATCAGCTGTGCAGCAAGGTAGAACCGCGACAAACGCTCCACATGCAAGCGGGCATGTTTGCGGTGTTTCTCCCCGGTGAACCGCATAAGCCGGGATGCATCACAAACCAATCACAGACGATTAAAAAAGCGGTGATCAAAGTGCGGCAGCGCTGTCTCACCCGCTAA
- the nanK gene encoding N-acetylmannosamine kinase, protein MNILAIDIGGTKLAAALIDANRQISQRLEIATPASSSLQALEEALAQLVAPYQGKAQCVAVASTGIIDQGILTALNPDNLGGLNQFPLQQTLQRLTALPCVVLNDAQAAAWAEYHYLADRFKHITFITVSTGVGGGVIINGQLLTGPHAFAGHIGHTQADPNGPRCGCGRTGCVESIASGRAIAAAAQNELQGKDARQIFSAAQNGSHQAQQLIAHSAQAICQLIANLKAILDTECVVLGGSVGLAQGYRQQVENGLALLPPPFHIPVLSAHYKHDAGLIGAALFAAEQNQNKH, encoded by the coding sequence ATGAACATACTCGCCATTGATATTGGTGGAACCAAACTGGCCGCGGCGCTGATTGATGCAAACCGCCAGATATCGCAGCGTCTTGAAATCGCGACGCCAGCCAGCTCATCACTACAGGCTTTGGAAGAAGCCTTAGCGCAGCTGGTTGCGCCTTATCAAGGTAAAGCGCAGTGCGTTGCCGTGGCCTCAACCGGCATTATTGATCAAGGCATACTGACCGCGCTCAACCCCGACAATCTCGGTGGACTCAATCAGTTTCCATTGCAGCAAACCCTACAGCGATTAACTGCACTTCCCTGTGTGGTATTAAACGATGCGCAGGCCGCCGCATGGGCTGAATATCACTATCTGGCAGACCGATTTAAGCACATCACGTTTATTACGGTTTCCACCGGCGTCGGCGGCGGCGTGATTATCAACGGCCAGCTCCTAACCGGACCTCATGCATTTGCCGGACACATCGGTCACACGCAGGCCGATCCTAACGGCCCTCGCTGCGGCTGTGGTCGCACAGGCTGCGTAGAGTCGATTGCTTCAGGCCGAGCGATTGCCGCCGCGGCTCAAAATGAATTACAGGGAAAAGATGCGCGCCAGATTTTTAGCGCAGCACAAAACGGCAGCCACCAAGCCCAGCAGCTTATTGCCCATTCAGCTCAGGCTATTTGCCAGTTGATCGCCAATCTTAAAGCTATTTTAGATACGGAATGCGTGGTTTTAGGAGGGAGCGTTGGTTTGGCGCAGGGTTATCGTCAGCAGGTCGAGAACGGCCTTGCCTTATTGCCACCGCCGTTTCATATCCCCGTGTTGTCTGCCCACTACAAACATGATGCAGGCCTGATTGGCGCCGCGTTATTTGCTGCCGAACAGAACCAGAATAAACATTAA